Part of the Candidatus Saccharimonadales bacterium genome, TCAACCTGCAGGAGTCACTTGACACCTATCATACGGCTGGCGATACTCTCCGCAGCTACCCGACAATGCAGTCGCATTTCCTGCGTGAAAAGGAAAGTATCTTGCAACACTGCGTCGGCTTGGTGGCCCGCATGCTAGGAGGCCGTAAGCTGCCGTATAGCTATACGGCAAAAGACGCTGATCGTGCAGTCCGCCGGCTAATCCAGTTACTGGTTGAGGACGCGCGGCGCAGCGGCCGGCGAATTGACAATGACATCATGGAAATATTCGTTCCATTCATGACGGTGCGTCAGCGCGTCAAAATGCGCCAATGGGGCATGGATCTGGTCGTCCAAGCATCGCAGCTGCCAAAGGTATACGATTTCGGTAATATGATGCTCCGCCGCGTCCGTCAATAGACGGGCTGCTGATTATTGCTTGCATTGAAAACTTGGATCAAGTAGCATGTAAGCATAAGTATAGTTAATAAGGTGTATTCCTGATGGTACGTGCGGTACGAACTCTAACGGGCAAGAGTAAAAGGGTAATTGTAATGACGGTGATAGCGCTGGCTGTAGGCGTAGGTGGAAGCATTGCCTCCTTGCAGTCGCATGCGGAAACGCCATTTGCAACTGCGGAACCAGAAAATGGTACGCTGAGCGCTCCGGCAGTGGCCGTAAATGACGCGGCTGCTTCCAACGGCAAAGCAGTGCAGTTTGCGGTAGGCAGTGCTCCAGGTGCATGTAATGGCGCCCTCAATACGCCGGGCGGCCCCGACAGTGCCGGCGTCTGTTGGCCGGCAGCCTATAACACTGGCTATCCGCGCGGACTGCCAGGCGATACGCGTACGCCAGTGACTCTGACGCCGTACACTGGGCTCTGTGATATCCGAACTGACAATCTAGTCATCGATTCTAAACTGTTAAACTGCGGCGGCATGTTGGTATATGCCCGTAATGTGACGATTAAGAACAGCAAAATTGTCGGGCATATCTTTACAAACTCTGCCACTGCCAGCCTGACGCTGATCGATACCGAAGTCGATGGCGGCTCTGGCCATGCGCGGTCGATTGGGGTTAATAACGTTACCTTGCTGCGGGTGAATGTCTACGGCAACCAGCATACATTACAGTGTAGTGAAAATTGCACCGCGACAGATTCCTACATGCACGACCAATATCCTGGTGGCCGTGACTTAGGATGGCATCAGAACAGTTTCCTGACAAACGGTGGCTCAAATCTCAATATGATCCACAACACTATGGGTTGCACTGGTGGCTGTACTGCAGTTATTGGGCTTATACCTGACTACAATATATCTGGGTTTACTGCTGACCATAATCTGATCGTTGCCTCGCCAGACAGTAGCTATTGTCTATACGGCGGCGGTAACTCTGGCAATAAACCAGGCGTTGCCAGTTCTATTGTATTTCGCAACAACGTTGTCCAGCGCGGTGCCAATGGCAAATGTGGCGCCTACGGACCAGTAACCTACTTCAACCCAAACTCACCTGGCAACCAGTGGGTTAACAATACCTGGTCAGATGGCAGTGTCCTGCCGTCAGCTAATTAGACATTATGAAGCGGCTACGTGCGAGACGACAAGTAATTACGGTAGCTGCAATTCTGCTTGTCAGTGCCGCGGGTACGATGTTCTATGTGCAGTCACGGGCTGCGACGCCACTGGTATCTGCTGAGCCGGAAGCTGGTACTATTAGTGCTCCAGCCGCCCGAATAAGCGATAATGCCGCGTCAGCTGGAGCGGCAGTCAAGTTTACGCCTGCCGTCGTATCGACGGCCAAGCCCTCAGCTGCCAACACTGGTGTACCGGCAGGTACGAGCCTGACGGTCGTCAGCGGTGATCAGGTATACAGCACGGCAAATCAGGTGATATCCAATGTGGATATACGCGGCTATGTGCAGATTACCGGCAAAAATGTTACTATTCGGAACTCAATTATCCGTGGCGGCATTAAGCCCTGCATTATGGGCAATGCCCAAAATTCGGCAGCTTTGTGGGTACGTGAAGACCTGGCGGCAACGGCTACGATTGAGAATGTGGAGATCAGCCCCAGCAACGCGACTGCCTGTATGGACGGTATTTGGGCGTCCAATAGCACGCTGACCCGCGTCAACGTCCACGGATCTGTTGATGGCATCAAAGCGCACAACAATCTTCGGATAGAGGACAGTTATATACACGATCTCGCGTATTTTGCGTCTGATCCGAACCAGGGCGGCCGAGCGACGCATAATGACGGCGTCCAATCGTACCAGTGTAATTCCAACATTACCATTAACCATAATACGATCGACCTCAGTACTTCAAGCGGCGGTAACGCAGCTTACCAGATAACGCAGGACTATAGCAAAGCCTGCAGCAACATCGTCATCAGCAACAATTGGCTGGACGGCGGCAATTGCACGATTAACATCGCTCACAAGGTTCTCGCCAGTCTGACGGGTGTGTCGGTGACGGGCAACCGCTTCGGCCGTCATCAAGGATTTACGAACTGTACGGTGCTGCTGTCTACCAGATCAACGCTAACTGCGTATAGTGGAAATGTCTGGGACGATACCGGCTTACCGATTCCGAGTCCGTCGGTGCACGATTAGGCGGCGCTGCCTGCCACGATATTAGTCGCATGTGCCGCATAATACGTGCTACAATTTACAGCATGAAAGTGGTTATCCTATATCGACCAAAATCCGAACATTCGACGGCCGTCGAATCGTTCGTGCATGACTATCAGATCCGTCATGGATCGGCCCGGCTAGAACTCGTTAATGTCGATGAGCGGGAGGGAATTGCGCTCGCCCGGCTGTACGACATTGTCAGCTACCCAGCAATCCTGGCGATGGCAGCGGACGGTACGCTGCTGCACATGTGGGCCGATCAGCAGCTACCGCTGATGGATGAAGTTGCTTCGTATATGGTCGAACGCTAAGCAGCGTTACTGTAAAAGCCATATCGGCTACCATCCTTTTATTATGCTTACGATTTATTTAAACAGGTTATATAGACAGTGTTATAATAACTGACATGAAACTGGTTATCCTTTGAAGCAAGTATGAAAAACTGAATATGAATGTGAAGCAAAAAAACAGGCTTACAGCTTTTGTCGCGGTGGCATTAGTGGGAGTTGGCGGCGCGGCGCTGCTGAATGCGTCGCAGGCCGCGACGCCGTTTGTAGCGGCTGAGCCTGAGACTGCTGCCATTGCAGTACCCGCAGCATCCATGGCTGATACGACAGCATCTGGTGGCAGGGCGGTCAGATTCAACCAGGCAACCGGTACGTTCCAGAGTAACTGTATCATTAAGCCGTCGGCTTGCGGTTACCCGGACGAAACCAATACCGGCGTACCATCTGGCACGACATTAACTAATAGCGGTTCGATAACAGTTACGGTAGCTGGTACGGTTATCTCAAACATGAACATTAACGGCCAGATAATCATCAAAGCCAATAATGTGACCATCCGCAATACTCGAATAACATCGGGTGCTTACTATCCAGTTGATTACCGGGATCCATACACTGGCCTAGTCGTCGAGGATACCGAAATCATCGGGACGAGCGTGAATGTGACAGCCGCTCTTAGCTTTCGCGGCTATACCGCTCGCCGTGTTAATGTCCATGGCTCAGCCGATGGTCTAAAAGTTGACGCTAATGTCACGATCGAAGATTCTTATATCCATGATTTAGCAACCAATTCCACGACGCACAACGACGGGTTTCAGACGACTGGCGGCAGCAATGTCACCCTACGGCATAATACCTGCAAGCTCAGTACGATGCCGACTGCCAATGCCTGTATCCAAGTTGGTACGGAATGGGCTAGTAATTCCAATTGGCTGGTCGCGAACAACTTGTTCGACGGCGGCGGTTGGACTATCAATGCTAGAGCTGGGAATACGGATATGACGGTTACTAATAACCGGTTTACGCGCAACGCCAGCTACGGTACCGGCGGCATACCAGGCAGTACCTGGACAGGTAATTATTTTGACGATAATGGAGCTGCCGCAAACTAAATCATGCCGTTCTATATGCGAACTGCAGTTTGAGCGGTATAATAATAGGTAATACGTTTCCTGGGCCAGATCTGGCGCCTGGATGGAGTGGCTATCAACCACAAGACTCTGCCACGCGGAGTGCGTAGCTGGAAGAAATCTTGATGCCTACATGCAGATAGAAATTAGATCTGGCCGGGACAGCCCGTAATAGCAATAACAAAGCGCCACTGAAGAGTCATCTCTTCTGGAAGTCAGATGGTACCGCCCTCAAGCCGCATTGGCATCGGGGTTCTGGCATTCGGAAGAGGTGACTTTTTATTTACAAATCTACGCAAAATAGCACTATATCGCTGGTTTACGCCAGCAGCAAGGAGTAATGCATGAAATTTCAAAAAAACAGCCGCCGCCGGGCGAATGAGTACGAAAAGGATCTGATCCAGTATTGGAAAGACAACAAAACATTCGAAAAATCAGTTGAGCAGCGCCCGGCTGATAATGCCTATGTCTTTTATGACGGGCCACCGTTTATTACCGGTGTCCCGCACCACGGAACGCTGTTGTCGAGCATCGCCAAGGATGTCGTGCCGCGATACTGGACAATGAAAGGCAAGCGCGTCGAACGGGTATGGGGTTGGGATTGCCACGGCCTGCCAGCAGAAGTGTTTACTGAGAAGAAACTAGGCATAGCTGACCGCCGCGACATCGGAACCAAAGTTAGCCTTGAAGATTACATCAATACCTGCCGTGAGAACATGGTACAGACAGGCAGCTTGTGGGAAGACACCATCGAACGTATCGGCCGCTGGGTCGACTTCAAGGGTGCGTACAAAACCATGGATAAAGACTACATGGAATCAGTCTGGTGGGCCTTCAAACAGCTCTATGACAAAGGCAAAATCTACGAAGGCGAGAAAGTGCTGTTGTATTGCACCCGCGATGCCACGCCGATATCAAAGGCGGAAGTTGCCATGGACAATAGCTACCAGGATGTGACTGATCCGTCGGTGTTTGTGAAATTCAAGCTGACAGGCGGGTTAGGCACGGAAACTAAAGGTGAAGCAGCAGAGCAGGTAGTTCAGCAATCCGATGCGGACACGTTTCTGCTCGCTTGGACAACGACGCCGTGGACATTGCCCGCCAACACTGCTGTTGCAGTCAATGCTCATGTGCAATATGCCGAGATTGAGGTCGACGGACAGAACCTAATCCTAGCCGAAAGCTTACTTGCCAAAGTGCTGACCGACGAAAAACATCAGCCAGTTCCATACACGCTCAAGCGGACATTGAAAGGTGAAGAGCTGGTCGGTATGTCATACGAGCCGTTATTCGAAGACCGTAATACACCGGATAATATGCAAGCGCACAAAGTCTGGCATGCCGATTATGTTTCGACGGAGGACGGTACTGGTATCGTCCACTTGGCGCCAGCCTACGGTGAAGAGGATTATGTTTTGTCCCAAGAAAAGGGCTTTCCGTTTGTCATAAATATTGATGACAACGGCTTCTTTAAAGATGGCGAATGGGTAGGTCAAAATGTCTGGGAAGCCAACAAGCCAATCGCCAAAACGCTGAAGGAACGCGGTGTTGTATACAAAATTGAGTACATCAAACACAGTTATCCGCACTGTCACCGCTGCGGCACCAAACTGATGTACCGCGCTCACCCCAGCTGGTTTATGGACATCGTCGGCGAAAAAGATAAGATGCTGGAAGAAAACGAAAATATCAATTGGTTTCCGGAGCATCTCAAGCACGGCCGATTCCAAAAGACCGTTGAAACAGCACCGGATTGGAACCTCAGCCGTGACCGCTTTTGGGCGACGGCTATGCCGGTGTGGAAGGGTACAGATGCAGACGGCAGGGAACTGGTAAAAGTAGTCGGCAGCTATGCTGAGCTAAAGGAACTGAGCGGTGAAGAATTGGCTGATTATCACCGGCCGTGGATTGATGATATCGAGTTCGACTACGACGGGGTACACTACACACGGATCGACAAAGTACTTGATTGCTGGTTCGAAAGCGGCAGCATGCCGTTCGCGCAGTTCCACTATCCGTTTGAAAATGTAGAAAAATTTGAGAACAATTTCCCCGGTGATTTCATCGTGGAGTACGTCGGTCAGGTCCGGGCCTGGTTCTATTATGTGCACGCGGTAAATACTGCGTTGTTCGGACATAATGCCTACAAGAATGTCATCACGACCGGTACACTGGCTGGCAATGACGGCCGCAAGATGAGCAAATCGTTCGGAAATTACACAGATCCGAACGAGTTGATGGACCAGTACAGTGCTGACAGCCTACGCTTCCTACTGATGAGCAGCCCGCTCATGAACGCCGAAGATTTTGCGCTGGTCGACAAAGACGTTGCTGATGTGGCCCGCAAGCTCAGTATGGTCTGGAATATGTACGATTTCTTTACGCTGTATGCTGAGGTTGACGGTTGGGAATCGCCGGATGCGGCTCACGGTTTGTATGACGATCCCCTCGACGCGCTCAGTAATCCGCTCGACAGGTGGATTGTATCGCGCGTCCATCAATTGACGGCAGAAGTCTCAGACAATATGGAGCGTTACGATGTGCCGAATGCTGCCAAGCCGATATTGCCGTTTCTGGATGACGCCAGCAACTGGTATGTCCGCCGCAGCCGTCGCCGGTTCTGGAAGTCATCTGTAGATGGAGCGGACGGCACGGACAGCGACAAGCAGGATGCGTACCGCACACTGCACTACGTCCTGGTGCGACTCGCGCATGTTTTAGCGCCGTTCACGCCGTTCCTGGCGGAAGAACTGTTCCACAAGCTGACAGGTGAGGAATCGGTGCATCTGCGTGACTGGCCGGAGACGGGGAAGATTGATACGGCTGTACTGTTTCAAATGAAGCGGGTACGGGAAGTGATTAATGAAGGTCTCTCGCAACGTGCCACCGCAAAAATTAAAGTTCGTCAGCCACTTAGTCAGGTTAGTATCGTTGATGATACGAAATGGACGACTGACGAGCTGACGGCCATCATTGCCGAGGAGCTTAATGTCAAAAATGTTGAGGTGCGACTACGTCCGAGCGCCGACGATGTAGAATCAAAATCCTTTGTCGAGCTTTGGGAAGAACGCAACGATGGACCGCCCAAAGTCGAAGTCGATATGACACTAACTCCTGATCTCAAGCGC contains:
- a CDS encoding right-handed parallel beta-helix repeat-containing protein encodes the protein MNVKQKNRLTAFVAVALVGVGGAALLNASQAATPFVAAEPETAAIAVPAASMADTTASGGRAVRFNQATGTFQSNCIIKPSACGYPDETNTGVPSGTTLTNSGSITVTVAGTVISNMNINGQIIIKANNVTIRNTRITSGAYYPVDYRDPYTGLVVEDTEIIGTSVNVTAALSFRGYTARRVNVHGSADGLKVDANVTIEDSYIHDLATNSTTHNDGFQTTGGSNVTLRHNTCKLSTMPTANACIQVGTEWASNSNWLVANNLFDGGGWTINARAGNTDMTVTNNRFTRNASYGTGGIPGSTWTGNYFDDNGAAAN
- the ileS gene encoding isoleucine--tRNA ligase: MKFQKNSRRRANEYEKDLIQYWKDNKTFEKSVEQRPADNAYVFYDGPPFITGVPHHGTLLSSIAKDVVPRYWTMKGKRVERVWGWDCHGLPAEVFTEKKLGIADRRDIGTKVSLEDYINTCRENMVQTGSLWEDTIERIGRWVDFKGAYKTMDKDYMESVWWAFKQLYDKGKIYEGEKVLLYCTRDATPISKAEVAMDNSYQDVTDPSVFVKFKLTGGLGTETKGEAAEQVVQQSDADTFLLAWTTTPWTLPANTAVAVNAHVQYAEIEVDGQNLILAESLLAKVLTDEKHQPVPYTLKRTLKGEELVGMSYEPLFEDRNTPDNMQAHKVWHADYVSTEDGTGIVHLAPAYGEEDYVLSQEKGFPFVINIDDNGFFKDGEWVGQNVWEANKPIAKTLKERGVVYKIEYIKHSYPHCHRCGTKLMYRAHPSWFMDIVGEKDKMLEENENINWFPEHLKHGRFQKTVETAPDWNLSRDRFWATAMPVWKGTDADGRELVKVVGSYAELKELSGEELADYHRPWIDDIEFDYDGVHYTRIDKVLDCWFESGSMPFAQFHYPFENVEKFENNFPGDFIVEYVGQVRAWFYYVHAVNTALFGHNAYKNVITTGTLAGNDGRKMSKSFGNYTDPNELMDQYSADSLRFLLMSSPLMNAEDFALVDKDVADVARKLSMVWNMYDFFTLYAEVDGWESPDAAHGLYDDPLDALSNPLDRWIVSRVHQLTAEVSDNMERYDVPNAAKPILPFLDDASNWYVRRSRRRFWKSSVDGADGTDSDKQDAYRTLHYVLVRLAHVLAPFTPFLAEELFHKLTGEESVHLRDWPETGKIDTAVLFQMKRVREVINEGLSQRATAKIKVRQPLSQVSIVDDTKWTTDELTAIIAEELNVKNVEVRLRPSADDVESKSFVELWEERNDGPPKVEVDMTLTPDLKREGQVREVIRQVQNARKQAGLNVDDRIRLELVTHDDELKQAIAEHVATIQSETLATELQTDGSDMADGFTTAVSIDGAGLAIAIIGL